A genome region from Gemmatimonadaceae bacterium includes the following:
- a CDS encoding DUF92 domain-containing protein — LRTRETAVPGTSGAVSLAGTAGMLAAAAALATLAAAVRLIPWAAVPVVAYAGACGALADTVVGAWLQARRWCPTCARATEQPVHRCGTSTHADGGLAWLTNDRVNLICTLVGAAVALALQ, encoded by the coding sequence CTCCGCACCCGCGAGACGGCGGTCCCGGGCACCTCGGGCGCCGTCTCGCTGGCGGGCACTGCCGGCATGCTGGCCGCTGCGGCGGCGCTCGCGACGCTGGCGGCGGCCGTGCGGCTCATTCCGTGGGCGGCGGTGCCCGTCGTGGCCTACGCCGGCGCCTGCGGCGCCCTGGCGGACACGGTGGTGGGCGCCTGGCTGCAGGCACGCCGCTGGTGTCCGACCTGCGCCCGCGCCACGGAACAGCCTGTGCATCGCTGCGGCACCAGCACGCACGCCGACGGCGGGCTCGCGTGGCTTACGAATGATCGGGTGAACCTCATCTGCACCCTCGTCGGCGCAGCGGTCGCCCTGGCCCTGCAGTAA